Proteins from a genomic interval of Colletes latitarsis isolate SP2378_abdomen chromosome 12, iyColLati1, whole genome shotgun sequence:
- the LOC143348921 gene encoding uncharacterized protein LOC143348921 isoform X2: MVKNMKKRSVSENNKVGDKTVKNASNMNKALKKKKIENGSVQKEKVEKAIKKNLSKKLMIEKKKGQNMGVVQSFVKNQTSEVSSDKNKKQTSDDKEEKQQKVKQRLTHQEKHKLKKQEPKTNVNLGTKSGAKSELSAEEIKQKIEEIEKRENLSKTAKRKLATLRKLLRIKEGTYKQTEQTTKKQTNKSVEVAKVKQIQNKEQKKKLPEKLEVKTKKDNKKKDAKQGNLLRVKQNDSDDEDEEVEDIEIDNDEDDEEDESVDGKDEHVDEDEEDDEDKDVDVTMADDDDDDEDDDEDDDDEDEDDDDDDDEEEEEDKVTTDNIQSQRVKEKPKQNIEQEGKKKRYVLFVGNLPYSITNEELKKHFLTNVSQVVDIRIPKKDANTSRGFAYIELANNTDYEKALSLNHSFINGRRINVQYSGTPGNKKKDVAKNFKLQALQKAGKLAGGYNKNNQKYNTGKKWNKQHTQPTKT; this comes from the exons ATGGTTAAGAATATGAAGAAACGTTCAGTAAGCGAAAATAACAAGGTAGGCGATAAAACAGTAAAGAATGCATCAAACATGAATAaagcattaaaaaaaaagaagatagAAAATGGTTCTGTTCAAAAAGAAAAAGTAGAGAAAGCAATTAAAAAGAATTTGTCTAAGAAATTAATGATTGAAAAGAAAAAAGGACAAAATATGGGAGTTGTGCAAAGTTTTGTAAAGAACCAAACGAGTGAAGTTAGTTCAGACAAAAATAAGAAACAAACATCAGATGATAAAGAGGAAAAGCAACAGAAAGTAAAACAAAGACTAACACATCAAGAAAAAcataaattgaaaaaacaagaaCCAAAAACTAATGTAAATCTTGGTACAAAATCTGGTGCAAAATCTGAATTATCTGCTGAGGAAATAAAACAGAAGATTGAGGAGATAGAAAAGCGAGAAAATCTTTCAAAAACTGCTAAAAGGAAATTAGCAACACTTAGGAAACTATTAAGAATAAAGGAAGGAACATACAAACAGACAGAACAAACtacaaaaaaacaaacaaacaaatcAGTGGAAGTTGCAAAAGTGAAACAAATCCAAAATAaggaacagaaaaaaaaattgccAGAAAAATTAGAAGTTAAAACAAAGAAggataataaaaagaaagatgCCAAACAGGGCAATCTACTTCGTGTGAAACAGAATGATTCAGATGATGAAGATGAAGAAGTTGAAGACATTGAGATAGATAATGATGAAGATGATGAAGAGGATGAGAGTGTTGATGGCAAAGATGAGCATGTTGATG AGGATGAGGAAGATGATGAGGATAAGGATGTTGATGTGACTATGgcagatgatgatgatgatgatgaagaTGACGATGAAGACGATGATGACGAGGACGAGGATGACGATGACGATGATGAtgaagaagaagaggaagataAAGTTACAACAGATAATATTCAAAGTCAGAGAGTGAAAGAGAAACCTAAACAGAATATAGAACAAGAAGGAAAGAAAAAGAGATATGTTCTTTTTGTAGGGAATCTACCATACag CATTACCAACGAAGAACTTAAGAAACACTTTTTAACTAATGTTAGTCAAGTAGTTGATATTAGAATACCTAAAAAAGATGCAAATACATCACGTGGTTTCGCTTATATTGAACTTGCTAATAATACTGATTATGAG AAAGCGCTTTCgctgaatcattcattcattaaTGGACGAAGAATAAATGTGCAATATTCTGGGACACCTGGTAACAAGAAAAAAGACGtcgcaaaaaattttaaattacaggCTCTTCAGAAAGCAGGAAAACTGGCGGGTGGATACAACAAAAATAACCAGAAGTATAATACCGGAAAGAAGTGGAATAAGCAACATACGCAACCGACGAAAACATAA
- the LOC143348921 gene encoding uncharacterized protein LOC143348921 isoform X1 has protein sequence MVKNMKKRSVSENNKVGDKTVKNASNMNKALKKKKIENGSVQKEKVEKAIKKNLSKKLMIEKKKGQNMGVVQSFVKNQTSEVSSDKNKKQTSDDKEEKQQKVKQRLTHQEKHKLKKQEPKTNVNLGTKSGAKSELSAEEIKQKIEEIEKRENLSKTAKRKLATLRKLLRIKEGTYKQTEQTTKKQTNKSVEVAKVKQIQNKEQKKKLPEKLEVKTKKDNKKKDAKQGNLLRVKQNDSDDEDEEVEDIEIDNDEDDEEDESVDGKDEHVDGDVDNEDDEEEDEEDDEDKDVDVTMADDDDDDEDDDEDDDDEDEDDDDDDDEEEEEDKVTTDNIQSQRVKEKPKQNIEQEGKKKRYVLFVGNLPYSITNEELKKHFLTNVSQVVDIRIPKKDANTSRGFAYIELANNTDYEKALSLNHSFINGRRINVQYSGTPGNKKKDVAKNFKLQALQKAGKLAGGYNKNNQKYNTGKKWNKQHTQPTKT, from the exons ATGGTTAAGAATATGAAGAAACGTTCAGTAAGCGAAAATAACAAGGTAGGCGATAAAACAGTAAAGAATGCATCAAACATGAATAaagcattaaaaaaaaagaagatagAAAATGGTTCTGTTCAAAAAGAAAAAGTAGAGAAAGCAATTAAAAAGAATTTGTCTAAGAAATTAATGATTGAAAAGAAAAAAGGACAAAATATGGGAGTTGTGCAAAGTTTTGTAAAGAACCAAACGAGTGAAGTTAGTTCAGACAAAAATAAGAAACAAACATCAGATGATAAAGAGGAAAAGCAACAGAAAGTAAAACAAAGACTAACACATCAAGAAAAAcataaattgaaaaaacaagaaCCAAAAACTAATGTAAATCTTGGTACAAAATCTGGTGCAAAATCTGAATTATCTGCTGAGGAAATAAAACAGAAGATTGAGGAGATAGAAAAGCGAGAAAATCTTTCAAAAACTGCTAAAAGGAAATTAGCAACACTTAGGAAACTATTAAGAATAAAGGAAGGAACATACAAACAGACAGAACAAACtacaaaaaaacaaacaaacaaatcAGTGGAAGTTGCAAAAGTGAAACAAATCCAAAATAaggaacagaaaaaaaaattgccAGAAAAATTAGAAGTTAAAACAAAGAAggataataaaaagaaagatgCCAAACAGGGCAATCTACTTCGTGTGAAACAGAATGATTCAGATGATGAAGATGAAGAAGTTGAAGACATTGAGATAGATAATGATGAAGATGATGAAGAGGATGAGAGTGTTGATGGCAAAGATGAGCATGTTGATGGTGATGTTGATAATGAGGATGATGAGGAAGAGGATGAGGAAGATGATGAGGATAAGGATGTTGATGTGACTATGgcagatgatgatgatgatgatgaagaTGACGATGAAGACGATGATGACGAGGACGAGGATGACGATGACGATGATGAtgaagaagaagaggaagataAAGTTACAACAGATAATATTCAAAGTCAGAGAGTGAAAGAGAAACCTAAACAGAATATAGAACAAGAAGGAAAGAAAAAGAGATATGTTCTTTTTGTAGGGAATCTACCATACag CATTACCAACGAAGAACTTAAGAAACACTTTTTAACTAATGTTAGTCAAGTAGTTGATATTAGAATACCTAAAAAAGATGCAAATACATCACGTGGTTTCGCTTATATTGAACTTGCTAATAATACTGATTATGAG AAAGCGCTTTCgctgaatcattcattcattaaTGGACGAAGAATAAATGTGCAATATTCTGGGACACCTGGTAACAAGAAAAAAGACGtcgcaaaaaattttaaattacaggCTCTTCAGAAAGCAGGAAAACTGGCGGGTGGATACAACAAAAATAACCAGAAGTATAATACCGGAAAGAAGTGGAATAAGCAACATACGCAACCGACGAAAACATAA